The nucleotide sequence CGGCGTCGGGACGGGGGGCGGCGGGGGCCGGCTGGGGCGTCCGGTAGTTCTCCGGCAGGTGCTCCAGGGTGATCAGCTTCGTGTCGTCGCCGGCCAGGATGACGAGGCTCTCCATCAGGTTGCGGAGCTCGCGGACATTGCCCTCCCAGCGCGCCCGCGTCAGGACCTCCATCACCTCGGGGGCCAGCTGCAGATGGGGCCGGTTGTTCTCCGCCTTGAACGCCTCGAAGAAGCGGTGCGTCAGGAGCGGGATGTCCTCGGGCCGTTCGCGCAGGGGCGGGATCTCGATGGTGACGACCTTCAGCCGGTAATAGAGGTCGCTGCGGAACGCGCCGGCCGCCACCTTGGCTTCCAGGTTGGAGTTGGTCGCGGCGATGATACGCACGTCCACCGTGATCGTCTCGGCGCCGCCGACGCGCATGAACGATCGGTCCTCCAGGACGCGCAGCAGCTTGGCCTGGAGGGCGAGGGGCATGTCGCCGATCTCGTCCAGGAACAGCGTGCCCCGATCCGCCAGCTCGAACTTCCCCGCCTTGCGCTGGATGGCGCCGGTGAAGGCGCCGCGCTCGTGGCCGAAGAGCTCGCTCTCCAGGATCTCGGCCGGGATGGCGGCGCAGTTGATCGGCAGGAAGCGGAGATCCTTGCGCGGGGAGTTCTGGTGCAGGGCGTTGGCGATCAGCTCTTTGCCGGTGCCGCTTTCCCCGATGATCAGGACGCTGCTCCGGGTGGGGGCGACGAGGGCGAGCTGGTGCAGCACCCGCTGCATCCCCTTCGAGGTGCCGATGAGGGTGCCGAAGGAGAACTTCTCCTCCAGGCGCTCCCGGAGCTGGCGGACCTCCTGCGCGAGGCGGCGCTTCTCCACGGCCGCGGCCACGCGCTTGCGCAGCTCGACCAGGTTCACCGGCTTCTGGAGGTAGTCGTCGGCCCCCTGCTTCATGGCGTCGACTGCCGATTCGACCGAACCGAATCCGGTGATCACCAGGACCGCCAGGCCGGGGTCGCCGTGTTTCGCCACCTTCAGGACCTCGAGTCCGTCCATCCCGGGCATTCGAAGATCCGTGACGAGCAGATCGGCGCCGTTCTCCTTCAGGTGCTCGATCCCCTGGGGGCCCGATCCGAACGAGGTGACGTGGTAGCCGTCCTTGCGCAGCGCCATCTCGATGCTCTTGCGGTTCCCCTCGTCGTCGTCGATGACGACGATCTGGCCCTTCGGTGCGGACATCTTCAGGGCTCCTTCGCGTGGCCGGCCAGTTGCAGGAACTCGTCTGCCTCGATGACGCGCACCCCCAGCGAGCGGGCACGCTCGAGCTTCGAGCCCGCGTCCGCCCCGGCGATCACGAGGTCGGTCTTCTTCGACACCGATTCGGACAGGCGCGCCCCCTGGCGCCTCAGGAGCCTCTTGATCGCGGCGCGCGGCCAGCCCTCGATCGTGCCGGTGACGACGCAGGTCTTCCCGGTGAACGGCCCCTCGACCGCGGCCGGCCGCTCTCCGGCGCGCAGGTTGACGCCGGCCGCGCCGAGCTTCTCGACGAGCCGCGCGTTCTGCGGCTCTGCGAAGAACTGGAGGATGGCGTCGGCGACCTTCGGGCCGACCTCGAAGACCGCCATCAATTCCTCTTTCGTGGCGGCCCGGAGCGCGGCGATGTCGGGGAACGCCTCGGCCAGGAGCGCCGCGGTGCGCTCCCCGACGAAGCGGATTCCCAGTGCGAACAGGACGCGCTCGAACGGCGTCGACTTGCTCTTCTCGATCTCGCTCACCAGGTTGTCGGCCGACTTCTTCCCCATGCGCTCCAGATCCGCGAGGTCCGGCGCCTTCAGCTCATAGAGGCCGGCGACCTCGCGGACCAGGCCGCGGTCGACGAGCTGGCCGACGAGCGCCTCACCCAGCCCCTCGATGTTCATCGCCTCGCGCTGCGCGAAGTGCCGGATCGACTCCTTCAGCCGGGCCGGGCAGGACACGTTGGCGCAGCGCCCGTAGATTTCCCCCTCGGCCCTCGGTGCGGCCGCTCCGCACACCGGGCAGGTCCGCGGCATGACGAACTTCTGCGCCCCGTCCGGGCGGGCCTCCAGGATGACCTTGACGATGCGGGGGATGACGTCGCCTCCGCGCTCGATCAGGACGCGGTCGCCGAGGCGAACATCCTTGCGCTCGAGCTCGTCTTCGTTGTGCAGCGTCGAGCGCGAGATCGTCGCCCCGCCAATCGTCACCGGCTCGAGGATGGCCACCGGGGTGAGGGCGCCGGAGCGCGTGACGTTGATCTCGATCCCCTTCACGGTCGTCGTCGCCTGGCGGGGCGGGAACTTGAACGCCACCGCCCAGCGGGGCGCCCGCGCCGTGGAGCCGGCGAGGTCTTGAAGCGCGATCGAGTCGACCTTGATCACGCAGCCGTCCACCTCGAACGGCAGCATGTCGCGCTTCTCCTGCCATTCCCGGTAGTAGGCCTCGACCTCCTCGAGCGACCGGCAGGAGGTCGTCGGGTTGACCCGGAACCCGAGCCCGCGGAGGCCGTCGAGGCACTCCGAGTGCGTCGGCGGCAGGGGCTCCCCCGTCAGGCGCGTCAGGTTCCAGACCAGGAGGTCCAGGGGGCGCCCGGCGGCCAGCTTCGGGTCGAGGAGCCTGATCGTCCCGGCCGCGGCGTTGCGCGGATTGGCGAAGGGGGCCTCGCCGGACTCCTCGCGGCGCCGGTTCATGTCCCGGAAGGCGGCGATCGGGTAGTACACCTCGCCGCGCGCCTCCAGGAACGGCACCGGCCGCTGGAGCCGCAGCGGGACGGGCGGGATGGTGCGGATGTTCCCCGTGACCTCCTCGCCCAGGATCCCGTCGCCGCGGGTCACCCCGCGCACGAATGATCCGTTCTGATAGACGAGGGACACCGACACGCCGTCGATCTTGAGCTCGGCCGCGAGCGGCACGTCCGCGCGGCCGAGGACGCGCAGCAGCCGTGCATGCCACTCCCGCAGCTCCTCGATGGACGTGGCGTTGTCCAGGCTGAGCATCGGAACGGCATGCCGGACCGTCGGCAGGTCCCCCTGGACCTCGGCGCCGACGCGCTGCGTCGGCGAGTCGGGCGTCACCAGGTCGGGGTAGGCCGCCTCGATGCCTGCGAGCTCCTTTTCCAGGAGGTCGTACTCCGCGTCGGAGATCTCCGGCTGGCTGTCCGCGTAGTAGCGCTTGCGGTGATGCCAGATCTGGCGGCGCAACTCCTCGGCCCGGCGCGCCGCGG is from Candidatus Polarisedimenticolia bacterium and encodes:
- a CDS encoding sigma-54 dependent transcriptional regulator, producing MSAPKGQIVVIDDDEGNRKSIEMALRKDGYHVTSFGSGPQGIEHLKENGADLLVTDLRMPGMDGLEVLKVAKHGDPGLAVLVITGFGSVESAVDAMKQGADDYLQKPVNLVELRKRVAAAVEKRRLAQEVRQLRERLEEKFSFGTLIGTSKGMQRVLHQLALVAPTRSSVLIIGESGTGKELIANALHQNSPRKDLRFLPINCAAIPAEILESELFGHERGAFTGAIQRKAGKFELADRGTLFLDEIGDMPLALQAKLLRVLEDRSFMRVGGAETITVDVRIIAATNSNLEAKVAAGAFRSDLYYRLKVVTIEIPPLRERPEDIPLLTHRFFEAFKAENNRPHLQLAPEVMEVLTRARWEGNVRELRNLMESLVILAGDDTKLITLEHLPENYRTPQPAPAAPRPDAGPPRRMEEIEKEAILRTLQQTGGNRTRAADLLGIGLRTLQRKLREYEQGHGEEHPAGEGQQAED
- the ligA gene encoding NAD-dependent DNA ligase LigA, whose protein sequence is MNEAARQEPAPGSRDAAARRAEELRRQIWHHRKRYYADSQPEISDAEYDLLEKELAGIEAAYPDLVTPDSPTQRVGAEVQGDLPTVRHAVPMLSLDNATSIEELREWHARLLRVLGRADVPLAAELKIDGVSVSLVYQNGSFVRGVTRGDGILGEEVTGNIRTIPPVPLRLQRPVPFLEARGEVYYPIAAFRDMNRRREESGEAPFANPRNAAAGTIRLLDPKLAAGRPLDLLVWNLTRLTGEPLPPTHSECLDGLRGLGFRVNPTTSCRSLEEVEAYYREWQEKRDMLPFEVDGCVIKVDSIALQDLAGSTARAPRWAVAFKFPPRQATTTVKGIEINVTRSGALTPVAILEPVTIGGATISRSTLHNEDELERKDVRLGDRVLIERGGDVIPRIVKVILEARPDGAQKFVMPRTCPVCGAAAPRAEGEIYGRCANVSCPARLKESIRHFAQREAMNIEGLGEALVGQLVDRGLVREVAGLYELKAPDLADLERMGKKSADNLVSEIEKSKSTPFERVLFALGIRFVGERTAALLAEAFPDIAALRAATKEELMAVFEVGPKVADAILQFFAEPQNARLVEKLGAAGVNLRAGERPAAVEGPFTGKTCVVTGTIEGWPRAAIKRLLRRQGARLSESVSKKTDLVIAGADAGSKLERARSLGVRVIEADEFLQLAGHAKEP